Proteins from one Microcaecilia unicolor chromosome 2, aMicUni1.1, whole genome shotgun sequence genomic window:
- the LOC115462132 gene encoding probable G-protein coupled receptor 151, whose translation MQDYYFRTMNSSQYLFVAGGLQSSEASKDVTVLLPLLLTAVCLVGFMGNFLVIAILIYDFRKGKSSAVNVLVIHLCSADLLLILLCIPVRILTYAKQSWVLGAFVCRTADWFLHSCLIVKSFTLAAVGQARYKHVVTPPKFLSLDRKQLIGLLFFIWSLAFLLPLPHLIFSQTEKNQNGIFCNFEVPPYASNFMNVFSKTYPLLVYVLPMCFTVSCYMRTLRRRRDRRNRAPNPRHLSRKITSMLMSVSLTFDAMWLPEWVVWIWARHSPFGSLQPPVVLMVLAQVIVFLNSTINPGIFLAVSDEFREGFKNVWLVLRCRQCGIDPNSGAGEKGAEMVTSAIQSLQDLRTAPATSSLKEEKILPDVEHFWQDRRNTTAGEENDPMPWEHQEKP comes from the coding sequence ATGCAAGACTATTACTTCAGGACCATGAACAGCTCCCAGTACCTGTTTGTCGCCGGTGGTCTACAGTCCTCCGAGGCCTCAAAAGACGTCACAGTGCTTTTGCCTCTTCTTCTCACCGCTGTCTGCCTCGTTGGTTTCATGGGGAACTTTTTGGTCATTGCTATTCTAATTTACGATTTCAGGAAGGGCAAGAGCTCCGCGGTGAACGTTTTGGTGATTCACCTGTGCTCCGCCGACCTGTTGCTGATTTTGCTCTGCATCCCTGTCCGAATCCTCACCTACGCCAAACAGTCCTGGGTGCTGGGCGCCTTTGTTTGCAGGACTGCAGACTGGTTCCTGCACAGCTGTCTGATCGTCAAGAGCTTCACCCTGGCCGCCGTTGGGCAGGCGAGATACAAGCATGTAGTCACCCCACCAAAGTTTCTAAGCCTTGACAGAAAACAGCTGATCGGGCTCCTGTTCTTCATCTGGAGCTTGGCTTTCTTGCTGCCACTGCCCCATCTCATATTTTCCCAAACGGAGAAGAATCAGAATGGAATCTTTTGCAATTTTGAGGTCCCTCCCTATGCCTCCAATTTCATGAATGTCTTTAGCAAAACTTACCCGCTTCTTGTTTATGTGCTGCCCATGTGCTTCACCGTTTCCTGTTACATGCGAACCCTGCGGAGAAGAAGGGACAGGAGAAACAGGGCGCCTAACCCCAGGCACCTGAGCAGAAAAATCACGTCCATGTTGATGAGCGTAAGCCTGACCTTCGATGCCATGTGGCTTCCGGAGTGGGTTGTCTGGATCTGGGCAAGACATAGCCCTTTTGGAAGCCTTCAACCACCCGTAGTATTAATGGTTTTGGCTCAGGTGATTGTGTTTCTCAACAGCACCATCAACCCTGGGATATTCTTGGCTGTGTCTGATGAGTTCAGAGAAGGTTTCAAGAACGTGTGGCTGGTCCTGCGCTGCAGGCAGTGTGGAATTGACCCCAACTCCGGAGCTGGGGAGAAAGGCGCTGAGATGGTCACCAGTGCAATACAATCACTGCAAGACTTACGTACAGCTCCAGCGACGTCCAGTCTTAAAGAGGAGAAAATTCTTCCAGATGTGGAGCATTTTTGGCAGGACAGGAGGAACACGACAGCCGGGGAAGAAAATGACCCAATGCCCTGGGAGCACCAAGAAAAACCTTGA